The Hevea brasiliensis isolate MT/VB/25A 57/8 chromosome 1, ASM3005281v1, whole genome shotgun sequence genome has a window encoding:
- the LOC110671732 gene encoding proline-rich receptor-like protein kinase PERK15 isoform X3, producing MATQAPDRSKGTIGLRQYTYEELAKATGKFSNQFHLGEGGFGQVFWAFLDDEIRAIKKLRYLPDVQKEELEHEIRVISSVSHKNLVKLVGYCIDGANGLLVLEYLPNGSLKSHLHGKNILDWSKRIGIAKGCALGLEYLHKHCEPPIIHQDIKSDNILLNKNFKPKLADFGLALYFPDSVTHLSRTIKGTEVYMDPEYSGKISAKSDVYSFGVVLLELITGREPLHEGVKIVDWAKTRIMQALKGDYKDFVDVRLQKYDKGEMEKVIYCAKGCVYNRPEFRPSMREIVRFLEGAKLEKNLWIEKIDNEMRRSTVNGEASSSDIERLEIHNPMIFTYEQLTKATEGFSRKNLLGKGSLGQVYKGYLINHEVTVKKFSHMPRKQEDAFEKMKAICSSVHHNNLVKLIGYCDEGGNKLLVFEFVSEDKSLRSHLHAGNARSTVDWPTRMEIALGIAKGLVDLHEQYKRWNVYEHFKDDSIFLDGNFQLKFAEYGRAKFLSTYVGFTTSTYAKTDVYFFGEILMELITGKQPNDDIGLVEWAEPVLGDGLLHGKYYFVDNKLQNKFDENKMIRMITCALACVRRFPQERPQMSRVVEVLAGNIPPEYL from the exons ATGGCCACTCAGGCACCTGACAGATCAAAGGGTACAATTGGGCTGAGGCAGTATACTTATGAAGAGCTAGCAAAAGCAACTGGCAAGTTTTCCAACCAGTTCCACCTTGGCGAGGGTGGTTTTGGTCAAGTCTTTTGGGCTTTCCTAGATGATGAAATCCGTGCTATTAAGAAACTAAGGTATCTTCCTGATGTACAGAAAGAAGAATTGGAGCATGAGATCAGGGTCATTAGCAGTGTCAGTCACAAAAATCTTGTTAAACTGGTTGGATACTGCATTGACGGAGCCAATGGATTGCTTGTTTTAGAGTATCTTCCCAATGGGTCCTTGAAGTCTCATTTACATG GAAAAAACATTTTAGATTGGTCAAAAAGAATCGGTATCGCCAAAGGCTGTGCGCTTGGATTAGAATATCTGCACAAACACT gCGAACCCCCAATCATACACCAAGATATCAAATCAGATAATATTCttcttaataaaaattttaaaccaaaG CTTGCAGATTTCGGACTTGCCTTGTACTTTCCGGATAGTGTTACTCATCTTTCTAGAACGATTAAAGGAACTGAAGT TTATATGGATCCAGAATATTCTGGAAAGATCTCTGCTAAGTCAGATGTCTACTCTTTCGGTGTGGTGCTTCTAGAGTTGATTACGGGGAGAGAACCTTTACATGAAGGCGTTAAAATCGTTGATTGG GCAAAGACTCGAATTATGCAGGCTTTGAAAGGAGATTATAAGGACTTTGTTGATGTCAGATTGCAAAAGTATGATAAAGGAGAAATGGAAAAAGTAATATATTGTGCCAAAGGTTGTGTATATAACCGTCCAGAGTTTCGTCCATCAATGAGAGAG ATTGTTCGATTTCTTGAAGGAGCCAAGCTTGAAAAGAATTTATGGATTGAGAAGATTGATAACGAAATGCGACGCAGTACTGTAAATGGAG AAGCTTCATCGAGTGACATTGAGAGGCTTGAAATTCACAACCCGATGATATTTACTTATGAACAACTAACAAAGGCGACTGAAGGTTTCTCCAGAAAAAATCTTCTTGGCAAGGGTAGTTTGGGTCAAGTTTATAAGGGATACCTAATCAATCATGAGGTGACAGTCAAGAAATTTTCACATATGCCTCGAAAGCAAGAAGATGCGTTCGAGAAAATGAAAGCCATTTGTAGTAGCGTCCATCACAACAATCTTGTTAAGCTGATTGGATACTGCGATGAAGGAGGCAATAAACTACTTGTTTTTGAGTTCGTTTCAGAGGACAAATCCTTGAGATCTCATTTACATG CAGGAAATGCGAGATCAACAGTGGATTGGCCAACCAGAATGGAGATCGCCTTAGGCATTGCAAAAGGATTGGTAGATCTACATGAACAAT ATAAACGTTGGAACGTATACGAGCATTTCAAGGATGACAGTATCTTTCTTGATGGAAATTTTCAATTAAAG TTTGCAGAGTATGGACGTGCCAAGTTTCTCTCAACATATGTTGG TTTTACGACTTCTACGTATGCCAAGACCGATGTTTATTTCTTTGGTGAAATTCTTATGGAGCTAATCACTGGAAAGCAACCTAATGATGACATTGGCTTAGTTGAATGG GCGGAACCTGTGCTCGGAGATGGCTTGCTGCATGGCAAGTATTATTTTGTTGACAATAAATTGCAGAACAagtttgatgaaaataaaatgatTCGAATGATTACATGTGCTTTAGCCTGTGTACGTCGTTTCCCTCAAGAGCGACCACAAATGAGTCGG GTGGTGGAAGTTTTAGCAGGGAACATTCCTCCGGAATATCTCTAG
- the LOC110667145 gene encoding proline-rich receptor-like protein kinase PERK15: MPGNIGPTQYNDEQLSKATGHFSNDYILGQGGFGQVFKGALHGEILAIKKPHYFQEQTREELVHEIAVISSVRHCNLVNLLGYCIEGANALLVLEYRLNKSLRLHLHGGGKEILDWPTIRKIAIGSAKGLEYLREHSSTKIIHQDIKSDNILLDINFEPKEGLLFSNYPALAPQQLARSGLHIGSPAVEEAVWVGKLLAVDTVGMGEDNLEKGMEHLLLSSREQEDMAENYSERKEILEVSPYGGDVTVEFVLFRKGVGQIFPGAQLAPV, translated from the exons ATGCCTGGGAATATTGGGCCAACGCAATATAATGATGAACAACTATCAAAAGCAACTGGTCATTTCTCCAACGACTACATACTTGGCCAGGGTGGTTTTGGTCAAGTCTTTAAGGGTGCCCTACACGGTGAAATCCTTGCTATTAAGAAACCTCACTATTTCCAGGAACAGACCAGAGAAGAATTGGTCCATGAGATTGCAGTCATAAGCAGTGTTCGTCACTGTAATCTTGTTAATCTGCTTGGCTACTGCATTGAAGGAGCTAACGCATTGCTTGTTTTAGAGTATCGTCTCAATAAATCCTTGAGACTTCATTTACATG GAGGAGGAAAGGAGATTTTGGATTGGCCGACAATAAGGAAAATTGCCATAGGCTCTGCAAAAGGATTGGAATATCTGCGTGAGCACT CATCTACTAAGATTATTCACCAAGATATCAAATCAGATAACATTCTTCTCGATATCAATTTTGAACCAAAG GAAGGTCTTCTGTTTTCCAATTatccagctcttgcccctcagcaattggcgagatcagggcttcatataGGGAGTCCAGCT GTTGAGGAGGCGGTCTGGGTTGGTAAGCTGCTtgcggtggatactgtgggcatgggtgaggataatttggaaaaagGGATGGAACATTTGCTATTGTCAAGCCGTGAGCAGGAGGATATGGCCGAAAATTATTCTGAGAGAAAGGAG attttggaggtctctccttatggGGGAGACGTCACAGTTGAATTTGTACTGTTTCGGAAAGGCGttggccaaatctttccaggagcgcagcttgctcctgtctaa
- the LOC110671732 gene encoding proline-rich receptor-like protein kinase PERK7 isoform X1, translated as MATQAPDRSKGTIGLRQYTYEELAKATGKFSNQFHLGEGGFGQVFWAFLDDEIRAIKKLRYLPDVQKEELEHEIRVISSVSHKNLVKLVGYCIDGANGLLVLEYLPNGSLKSHLHGKNILDWSKRIGIAKGCALGLEYLHKHCEPPIIHQDIKSDNILLNKNFKPKLADFGLALYFPDSVTHLSRTIKGTEVYMDPEYSGKISAKSDVYSFGVVLLELITGREPLHEGVKIVDWAKTRIMQALKGDYKDFVDVRLQKYDKGEMEKVIYCAKGCVYNRPEFRPSMREIVRFLEGAKLEKNLWIEKIDNEMRRSTVNGEASSSDIERLEIHNPMIFTYEQLTKATEGFSRKNLLGKGSLGQVYKGYLINHEVTVKKFSHMPRKQEDAFEKMKAICSSVHHNNLVKLIGYCDEGGNKLLVFEFVSEDKSLRSHLHAGNARSTVDWPTRMEIALGIAKGLVDLHEQYKRWNVYEHFKDDSIFLDGNFQLKFAEYGRAKFLSTYVGSFSIFDYSFTTSTYAKTDVYFFGEILMELITGKQPNDDIGLVEWAEPVLGDGLLHGKYYFVDNKLQNKFDENKMIRMITCALACVRRFPQERPQMSRVVEVLAGNIPPEYL; from the exons ATGGCCACTCAGGCACCTGACAGATCAAAGGGTACAATTGGGCTGAGGCAGTATACTTATGAAGAGCTAGCAAAAGCAACTGGCAAGTTTTCCAACCAGTTCCACCTTGGCGAGGGTGGTTTTGGTCAAGTCTTTTGGGCTTTCCTAGATGATGAAATCCGTGCTATTAAGAAACTAAGGTATCTTCCTGATGTACAGAAAGAAGAATTGGAGCATGAGATCAGGGTCATTAGCAGTGTCAGTCACAAAAATCTTGTTAAACTGGTTGGATACTGCATTGACGGAGCCAATGGATTGCTTGTTTTAGAGTATCTTCCCAATGGGTCCTTGAAGTCTCATTTACATG GAAAAAACATTTTAGATTGGTCAAAAAGAATCGGTATCGCCAAAGGCTGTGCGCTTGGATTAGAATATCTGCACAAACACT gCGAACCCCCAATCATACACCAAGATATCAAATCAGATAATATTCttcttaataaaaattttaaaccaaaG CTTGCAGATTTCGGACTTGCCTTGTACTTTCCGGATAGTGTTACTCATCTTTCTAGAACGATTAAAGGAACTGAAGT TTATATGGATCCAGAATATTCTGGAAAGATCTCTGCTAAGTCAGATGTCTACTCTTTCGGTGTGGTGCTTCTAGAGTTGATTACGGGGAGAGAACCTTTACATGAAGGCGTTAAAATCGTTGATTGG GCAAAGACTCGAATTATGCAGGCTTTGAAAGGAGATTATAAGGACTTTGTTGATGTCAGATTGCAAAAGTATGATAAAGGAGAAATGGAAAAAGTAATATATTGTGCCAAAGGTTGTGTATATAACCGTCCAGAGTTTCGTCCATCAATGAGAGAG ATTGTTCGATTTCTTGAAGGAGCCAAGCTTGAAAAGAATTTATGGATTGAGAAGATTGATAACGAAATGCGACGCAGTACTGTAAATGGAG AAGCTTCATCGAGTGACATTGAGAGGCTTGAAATTCACAACCCGATGATATTTACTTATGAACAACTAACAAAGGCGACTGAAGGTTTCTCCAGAAAAAATCTTCTTGGCAAGGGTAGTTTGGGTCAAGTTTATAAGGGATACCTAATCAATCATGAGGTGACAGTCAAGAAATTTTCACATATGCCTCGAAAGCAAGAAGATGCGTTCGAGAAAATGAAAGCCATTTGTAGTAGCGTCCATCACAACAATCTTGTTAAGCTGATTGGATACTGCGATGAAGGAGGCAATAAACTACTTGTTTTTGAGTTCGTTTCAGAGGACAAATCCTTGAGATCTCATTTACATG CAGGAAATGCGAGATCAACAGTGGATTGGCCAACCAGAATGGAGATCGCCTTAGGCATTGCAAAAGGATTGGTAGATCTACATGAACAAT ATAAACGTTGGAACGTATACGAGCATTTCAAGGATGACAGTATCTTTCTTGATGGAAATTTTCAATTAAAG TTTGCAGAGTATGGACGTGCCAAGTTTCTCTCAACATATGTTGG CTCTTTTTCCATCTTCGACTACAGTTTTACGACTTCTACGTATGCCAAGACCGATGTTTATTTCTTTGGTGAAATTCTTATGGAGCTAATCACTGGAAAGCAACCTAATGATGACATTGGCTTAGTTGAATGG GCGGAACCTGTGCTCGGAGATGGCTTGCTGCATGGCAAGTATTATTTTGTTGACAATAAATTGCAGAACAagtttgatgaaaataaaatgatTCGAATGATTACATGTGCTTTAGCCTGTGTACGTCGTTTCCCTCAAGAGCGACCACAAATGAGTCGG GTGGTGGAAGTTTTAGCAGGGAACATTCCTCCGGAATATCTCTAG
- the LOC110671732 gene encoding proline-rich receptor-like protein kinase PERK7 isoform X2, translating into MATQAPDRSKGTIGLRQYTYEELAKATGKFSNQFHLGEGGFGQVFWAFLDDEIRAIKKLRYLPDVQKEELEHEIRVISSVSHKNLVKLVGYCIDGANGLLVLEYLPNGSLKSHLHGKNILDWSKRIGIAKGCALGLEYLHKHCEPPIIHQDIKSDNILLNKNFKPKLADFGLALYFPDSVTHLSRTIKGTEVYMDPEYSGKISAKSDVYSFGVVLLELITGREPLHEGVKIVDWAKTRIMQALKGDYKDFVDVRLQKYDKGEMEKVIYCAKGCVYNRPEFRPSMREIVRFLEGAKLEKNLWIEKIDNEMRRSTVNGEASSSDIERLEIHNPMIFTYEQLTKATEGFSRKNLLGKGSLGQVYKGYLINHEVTVKKFSHMPRKQEDAFEKMKAICSSVHHNNLVKLIGYCDEGGNKLLVFEFVSEDKSLRSHLHGNARSTVDWPTRMEIALGIAKGLVDLHEQYKRWNVYEHFKDDSIFLDGNFQLKFAEYGRAKFLSTYVGSFSIFDYSFTTSTYAKTDVYFFGEILMELITGKQPNDDIGLVEWAEPVLGDGLLHGKYYFVDNKLQNKFDENKMIRMITCALACVRRFPQERPQMSRVVEVLAGNIPPEYL; encoded by the exons ATGGCCACTCAGGCACCTGACAGATCAAAGGGTACAATTGGGCTGAGGCAGTATACTTATGAAGAGCTAGCAAAAGCAACTGGCAAGTTTTCCAACCAGTTCCACCTTGGCGAGGGTGGTTTTGGTCAAGTCTTTTGGGCTTTCCTAGATGATGAAATCCGTGCTATTAAGAAACTAAGGTATCTTCCTGATGTACAGAAAGAAGAATTGGAGCATGAGATCAGGGTCATTAGCAGTGTCAGTCACAAAAATCTTGTTAAACTGGTTGGATACTGCATTGACGGAGCCAATGGATTGCTTGTTTTAGAGTATCTTCCCAATGGGTCCTTGAAGTCTCATTTACATG GAAAAAACATTTTAGATTGGTCAAAAAGAATCGGTATCGCCAAAGGCTGTGCGCTTGGATTAGAATATCTGCACAAACACT gCGAACCCCCAATCATACACCAAGATATCAAATCAGATAATATTCttcttaataaaaattttaaaccaaaG CTTGCAGATTTCGGACTTGCCTTGTACTTTCCGGATAGTGTTACTCATCTTTCTAGAACGATTAAAGGAACTGAAGT TTATATGGATCCAGAATATTCTGGAAAGATCTCTGCTAAGTCAGATGTCTACTCTTTCGGTGTGGTGCTTCTAGAGTTGATTACGGGGAGAGAACCTTTACATGAAGGCGTTAAAATCGTTGATTGG GCAAAGACTCGAATTATGCAGGCTTTGAAAGGAGATTATAAGGACTTTGTTGATGTCAGATTGCAAAAGTATGATAAAGGAGAAATGGAAAAAGTAATATATTGTGCCAAAGGTTGTGTATATAACCGTCCAGAGTTTCGTCCATCAATGAGAGAG ATTGTTCGATTTCTTGAAGGAGCCAAGCTTGAAAAGAATTTATGGATTGAGAAGATTGATAACGAAATGCGACGCAGTACTGTAAATGGAG AAGCTTCATCGAGTGACATTGAGAGGCTTGAAATTCACAACCCGATGATATTTACTTATGAACAACTAACAAAGGCGACTGAAGGTTTCTCCAGAAAAAATCTTCTTGGCAAGGGTAGTTTGGGTCAAGTTTATAAGGGATACCTAATCAATCATGAGGTGACAGTCAAGAAATTTTCACATATGCCTCGAAAGCAAGAAGATGCGTTCGAGAAAATGAAAGCCATTTGTAGTAGCGTCCATCACAACAATCTTGTTAAGCTGATTGGATACTGCGATGAAGGAGGCAATAAACTACTTGTTTTTGAGTTCGTTTCAGAGGACAAATCCTTGAGATCTCATTTACATG GAAATGCGAGATCAACAGTGGATTGGCCAACCAGAATGGAGATCGCCTTAGGCATTGCAAAAGGATTGGTAGATCTACATGAACAAT ATAAACGTTGGAACGTATACGAGCATTTCAAGGATGACAGTATCTTTCTTGATGGAAATTTTCAATTAAAG TTTGCAGAGTATGGACGTGCCAAGTTTCTCTCAACATATGTTGG CTCTTTTTCCATCTTCGACTACAGTTTTACGACTTCTACGTATGCCAAGACCGATGTTTATTTCTTTGGTGAAATTCTTATGGAGCTAATCACTGGAAAGCAACCTAATGATGACATTGGCTTAGTTGAATGG GCGGAACCTGTGCTCGGAGATGGCTTGCTGCATGGCAAGTATTATTTTGTTGACAATAAATTGCAGAACAagtttgatgaaaataaaatgatTCGAATGATTACATGTGCTTTAGCCTGTGTACGTCGTTTCCCTCAAGAGCGACCACAAATGAGTCGG GTGGTGGAAGTTTTAGCAGGGAACATTCCTCCGGAATATCTCTAG
- the LOC110671732 gene encoding proline-rich receptor-like protein kinase PERK15 isoform X4, protein MATQAPDRSKGTIGLRQYTYEELAKATGKFSNQFHLGEGGFGQVFWAFLDDEIRAIKKLRYLPDVQKEELEHEIRVISSVSHKNLVKLVGYCIDGANGLLVLEYLPNGSLKSHLHGKNILDWSKRIGIAKGCALGLEYLHKHCEPPIIHQDIKSDNILLNKNFKPKLADFGLALYFPDSVTHLSRTIKGTEVYMDPEYSGKISAKSDVYSFGVVLLELITGREPLHEGVKIVDWAKTRIMQALKGDYKDFVDVRLQKYDKGEMEKVIYCAKGCVYNRPEFRPSMREIVRFLEGAKLEKNLWIEKIDNEMRRSTVNGEASSSDIERLEIHNPMIFTYEQLTKATEGFSRKNLLGKGSLGQVYKGYLINHEVTVKKFSHMPRKQEDAFEKMKAICSSVHHNNLVKLIGYCDEGGNKLLVFEFVSEDKSLRSHLHAGNARSTVDWPTRMEIALGIAKGLVDLHEQYKRWNVYEHFKDDSIFLDGNFQLKFAEYGRAKFLSTYVG, encoded by the exons ATGGCCACTCAGGCACCTGACAGATCAAAGGGTACAATTGGGCTGAGGCAGTATACTTATGAAGAGCTAGCAAAAGCAACTGGCAAGTTTTCCAACCAGTTCCACCTTGGCGAGGGTGGTTTTGGTCAAGTCTTTTGGGCTTTCCTAGATGATGAAATCCGTGCTATTAAGAAACTAAGGTATCTTCCTGATGTACAGAAAGAAGAATTGGAGCATGAGATCAGGGTCATTAGCAGTGTCAGTCACAAAAATCTTGTTAAACTGGTTGGATACTGCATTGACGGAGCCAATGGATTGCTTGTTTTAGAGTATCTTCCCAATGGGTCCTTGAAGTCTCATTTACATG GAAAAAACATTTTAGATTGGTCAAAAAGAATCGGTATCGCCAAAGGCTGTGCGCTTGGATTAGAATATCTGCACAAACACT gCGAACCCCCAATCATACACCAAGATATCAAATCAGATAATATTCttcttaataaaaattttaaaccaaaG CTTGCAGATTTCGGACTTGCCTTGTACTTTCCGGATAGTGTTACTCATCTTTCTAGAACGATTAAAGGAACTGAAGT TTATATGGATCCAGAATATTCTGGAAAGATCTCTGCTAAGTCAGATGTCTACTCTTTCGGTGTGGTGCTTCTAGAGTTGATTACGGGGAGAGAACCTTTACATGAAGGCGTTAAAATCGTTGATTGG GCAAAGACTCGAATTATGCAGGCTTTGAAAGGAGATTATAAGGACTTTGTTGATGTCAGATTGCAAAAGTATGATAAAGGAGAAATGGAAAAAGTAATATATTGTGCCAAAGGTTGTGTATATAACCGTCCAGAGTTTCGTCCATCAATGAGAGAG ATTGTTCGATTTCTTGAAGGAGCCAAGCTTGAAAAGAATTTATGGATTGAGAAGATTGATAACGAAATGCGACGCAGTACTGTAAATGGAG AAGCTTCATCGAGTGACATTGAGAGGCTTGAAATTCACAACCCGATGATATTTACTTATGAACAACTAACAAAGGCGACTGAAGGTTTCTCCAGAAAAAATCTTCTTGGCAAGGGTAGTTTGGGTCAAGTTTATAAGGGATACCTAATCAATCATGAGGTGACAGTCAAGAAATTTTCACATATGCCTCGAAAGCAAGAAGATGCGTTCGAGAAAATGAAAGCCATTTGTAGTAGCGTCCATCACAACAATCTTGTTAAGCTGATTGGATACTGCGATGAAGGAGGCAATAAACTACTTGTTTTTGAGTTCGTTTCAGAGGACAAATCCTTGAGATCTCATTTACATG CAGGAAATGCGAGATCAACAGTGGATTGGCCAACCAGAATGGAGATCGCCTTAGGCATTGCAAAAGGATTGGTAGATCTACATGAACAAT ATAAACGTTGGAACGTATACGAGCATTTCAAGGATGACAGTATCTTTCTTGATGGAAATTTTCAATTAAAG TTTGCAGAGTATGGACGTGCCAAGTTTCTCTCAACATATGTTGG CTAA